AGAAACAATCATAATTTTCCCGTCAGACTCTTGAACCTCAGCCCCGATTCCTTCAAAAGATGATGAAATATTCTCATTGAAGCCCTTTGCTTCCTCCTGATCCATATAAGTTGAATACGGATCATCCAAAGATTGAAGCATTCCTTTAATTGCACCGTCTACAAGTTTTTCCTGATTTGTATCCTGATAAAATTCGCCTTTAAGCGTGTCGTATGTAGAATAAAGCTTTTCAAAGGGGTCATCGCTTTTCCCCTGCGCCTGCCTCAGGCCGCTGTCTTTCTGAACGACCGCAAACGTAATACCTGCGCTAATGATGGCAGTTAAAAGGATTGCAAACAGAAATTTCACATTGTTATTTTTAAACAAATTAACACCACCCTCATTATGTAATCATTATGAGTAACGAAAACAAAAACGTCAACTAAAAACACAGCGAATCCCAGGTCCTTCAAACAGTATTTACTATATAACTGAAACCATTCTCGGTGTATTAAAATTCAATTTCATTTAATGATTTTCGGACAAATTGGAGATTCAACTTCACAGGAAGATGGAAATCCGCATAATTTAGTTTGAAAGGAGTTCATGCAAATGCCTGGCTATCTTGATTTACTTGCACAACTTGGAGTTGGCGGCGCCCATCCAGGCGGCTTTATGCTGACAAAGGAGATCATCGAACTTGAAATAATTCCTGAATCAGCATCCATTCTTGACGCTGGCTGCGGAACCGGCCAAACCTTACAATTTCTAAAATCGCTTAATTACAATGTGACAGGTTTAGATATTGACCCCATTATGCTTATAAAAGCTAAAAACAGATTAAAAGAGGATAAATGCCTTGTACAAGGATCAGTCGAAAACCTTCCATTCAAAGATAAACAATTTGATTTCATTTTTTGTGAGTCTGTTTTGAGCTTTACAGATTCTGTTCAGTCATTGAGAGAACTGTACCGGGTAATGAAAGATAACGGTGTTCTGCTTGCGATTGAAGTGACGGGTACAGATCAGCCTGACCTCAAACTAAA
The window above is part of the Metabacillus dongyingensis genome. Proteins encoded here:
- a CDS encoding class I SAM-dependent methyltransferase, giving the protein MPGYLDLLAQLGVGGAHPGGFMLTKEIIELEIIPESASILDAGCGTGQTLQFLKSLNYNVTGLDIDPIMLIKAKNRLKEDKCLVQGSVENLPFKDKQFDFIFCESVLSFTDSVQSLRELYRVMKDNGVLLAIEVTGTDQPDLKLKEKIQSFYGFHHLFNEEEWKSAIKSAGFQKIEVRTEEDFIIEEDEPTTEFDMSDNLEPVYFDMLAEHEKLREAYHLAVQFRIFRCVK